From Nocardia sp. NBC_00416:
GGACGTCTTCTATCCGCTCGAGCAAAAACTCGCCGCCGCCGGAAACCCGCCGCCCGCACCGACCACGGGGAGATGAGATGGCCACCGTGACGACGCCGCGCGCGAAGGGCGGCCCCGGGCAGCGCCTCGGGGAACCCGACCTGGAGGCGCCGCGATACCGGGCCGGCCGTCGCCGGCCCCGGTGGGTGTCGATTCCGCTGCGCTTTCTCGTGCCCGCCCTGCTCGTTGCGGTGTGGTGGATCGGCTCGGCGACGGGTGTGATTCCCGAGGAGATCCTCGCGGGACCACCGAAGGTGTGGACAGCTTTCGCGGAGCTGTACCAGACCGGTCAGCTCGTGGACTTCTCGATCGCCTCGTTCGATCGAGCCGCTCTCGGAGTGTTGTTCGGGGTCGTGACCGGGCTGGTCCTCGGCGTTGTCTCCGGGTTGTCCAGTCTCGGTGAGGAACTCGTGGACTCCACGATGCAGATCAACCGGGCCGTTCCGTTCCTCGCGTTGGTTCCCCTCTTCATCGCCTGGTTCGGTATCGACGAGACGTTCAAGGTGCTGCTGATCGCGTTCGCCACGGTCGGGCCCATGTACGCCTACACCTATCTCGGCGTCCGCAATGTGGATCGCAAGATGGTCGAGGCGGCGCGGAGTTTCGGATCGCGGGGCCCGCGCCTGGTGTTCGAGGTGATCCTTCCCTCGGCACTTCCCGGAGTGCTGATGGCACTGCGGATATGCCTCTCCATCGCGATCACCGGCCTGATCGCGGCAGAGCAGGTGGGCACCAGGGAAGGCATCGGATATCTGGTGACCCTCGCACAGGAGTACAACCGCACCGATTACATGGTGCTCTGCGTAGTGCTGTACGCGGGACTGGGCCTGATCTTCGACGGAGTGGTCCGCATCATCGAACGGTTCGCGATGCCGTGGCGCGCACAGGTGGCTGCCCGATGAGCCCCGAAGCTCCGCTACCTCCGCTGTCCTCGCGCACCCAGAGCCCTGCGTCGGCCACCGCCCGCCGAGAAGGCGAACCGATCGCGGTGTCGATCACCGGCCTGCACAAGAAGTTCGGTGAGAAGACCGTTCTCGACGGGATCGACCTGGAGATCCGCCGTGGCGAGTTCGTCGTCCTCCTCGGGCCGTCCGGAACCGGAAAGACCACCCTGCTGCGGCTGCTGACGGGTCTCGAGAAGCCGGACGGGGGAACGATTCTCGTACCGTCCCGCCGGACAACCGTCTACCAGGAGCCGCGGTTGATCCCGTCGAAGCGGGTCCTCGGCAATGTCACCATCGGGCAGCGCCGCACCGCGGCGACGAAGGAGCACGCCACCCGCGCCCTGGCCGAGGTCAACCTCGAGGGCAAGGCGCGCCAGTGGCCCGCGACGCTGTCGGGTGGCGAGGCGCAGCGGGTGGCGCTGGCCCGGGCGCTGGTCCGCGAACCGGAACTGCTGCTGCTCGACGAGCCGTTCGCGGCTCTCGACGCGCTGACCCGCCTGCAGATGCAGGATCTGGTCGGCGACCTCGTCGCGCGGCACCGGCCGGCGGTGCTACTGGTGACCCACGACGTAGACGAAGCGGTCCGGCTGGCCGACCGGGTGCTGATCCTCAACGAGGGCCGGTTCGCCGTCGACACCGATATCGACCTCGCCCGCCCCCGGGACCGCACCGATCCGGAGTCCCTGCGCTACCGCGCGAATTTCCTGGCCGAGCTGGGTGTCGGCCGCACACCTTCCCCCACGACCATCTGAAGGAGCACGCGATGACCGCCGCATCCGACACTGTCCTCGACACTCTCTGGTACACACGGTGCCCCGTACCCACCGCGAGCGGTTTGGCGCACAGTCTCGGCTGGCTGGGCGAGACCGCCGCCGCGGCCGGGGTCGGTCTCGGAGTGTTGCAGGATGCCGGTCCCGAACTGGCGCCGCGGCACTTCGACCATCAGCTGCTGGGGCTGATCCGCGAAGGTGGCAACGTCCCCGCACTCGCCGCACGGGCCGAGGGTTCACCCACCAGATTGATCGGTCTGACCTGGATCGATGAAGCGCAAGCGATCCTGGTGGCGCCCGATTCAGCCGTTTCCGGGCCGAGGGACCTGGCCGGGCTGCGGATCGCGGTCCCCGCCTGGGCGCAGGACCGGGCCCGCAGCTTCCCCCGGGCGATGGCTCTGCACGGGTTCGCCGCGGCGCTCGCGCTCGGCGGGCTGACCTTCGCCGATGTCCGGCCCGTCGAGGTCGCGGTCGAGCGCAACCCTCAGGTACGGGGCGAGAACACTGCGGGTCGCCGGATCACCACCTGGGGTGTGGAGGCACTGCTCGCCGGTGACGTCGACGCGATCTACGTCAAGGGCGCCCGCGCTCAGGAGGTCGCCCGCGAGCACGGCCTGCGTACCGCGGTGGATCTCGATGCCACCGAATCGAAGCGCTCGCGGGTCAACAACGGCACCCCGCGCCCGATCACCGTGCACGCGGACCTGCTGGAGTCCCGGCCCGATCTGGTCGTCGGGTTCCTCACCCAGACGCTGCGGGCCGCGGACTGGGCCGCCGGCAACCTCGACGAGGTCCGCACCGTACTGGCCCGGGAAACCTTCTCCGGCGCGGCGGGAGTCGAGGCCGCGTACGGCGGCACGTTCCACCGTGGCCTGCACCCGACGCTGTCCGAAGAGCGGATCGAACTGCTCGACGTGCAGAAGCGGTTCCTCTACACCCACGGATTCCTCGCCACCGACTTCGATCTCGCCTCGTGGGTCGCCCCGGAGCCGCTGCGACAGGCGAGTGCGCAACTCGCCGCCGAACGAAAGGCGTCGTCGTGACCGAGTTCCGCTGGGAACTTCCGGTGCGCGGGGACGGGCGCCATATCGGCTCGGTCTCCGCCCACCGCAACGGATTCGATTTCCTCGATCAGGTCGTCCTCGCCGCCGAACTGTCCGGACTCGACGGTGTCGTCGCCCCCTACGATCCCGAGGGAGAGGAGTCGTGGGTAGTCGCCGGCTCGGCCCTGCGGCAGACTCGGCACCTGCGAGTCGGCGTCGAATTCCATCCGGCGTTCGGGACACCCGTATACGCGGCCAAGCTGTCGGCAACCCTGCAACGACTCTCGAACGGCCGCCTCGACTGGCGGTTGCGCGTGGAGACCGACGCCGCCGACGCCGCGGCTCGCGGTGACCGGGTCAGCGGCGCCGATCGTTACCGGCGGGCCGCCGAATTCCTCACCGTCGCACGTGGTGTGTGGAACGAGGAGCAGGTGCTGCCCGGACGGTTCGGGGGCACCGGGTTCGAGTTCGCCGGCGAATACTACGACGTCGTCGACGGCGGATTCCGTGGCATCCTGTCGGGTCTGCCGTTTCCCATCGTGCACCTGGCGGGCAATTCGCGCGAGGCAATCGAGCTGTCGGCCGGGCACGGCGATGTCCACGTGTTCGACGAGACCGCCGACGGCGCGGATGACGCGGTGGCGTCCTTGCGGGATGCGGCGAGCAGGTCCGGGCGCACCGTGCGCGCGGGACTCGCCCTGCCGGTCATCGCCCGGGAGACCGAGGCCGAGGCGTGGGCGCGCGTCCTGCGCCAGTGGCGCGAGGTGTATCCGGGGGCGGCCGACGCCGAGGTCCGGGCGCTCGCCCTCGACGGCTCCCGATGGTCGGGCTTCGGGCGCATCGGTTACACCCGTTCGATCGGCCTGGTCGGCAGTTATGAACAGGTGGCGCACGCA
This genomic window contains:
- a CDS encoding ABC transporter permease, giving the protein MATVTTPRAKGGPGQRLGEPDLEAPRYRAGRRRPRWVSIPLRFLVPALLVAVWWIGSATGVIPEEILAGPPKVWTAFAELYQTGQLVDFSIASFDRAALGVLFGVVTGLVLGVVSGLSSLGEELVDSTMQINRAVPFLALVPLFIAWFGIDETFKVLLIAFATVGPMYAYTYLGVRNVDRKMVEAARSFGSRGPRLVFEVILPSALPGVLMALRICLSIAITGLIAAEQVGTREGIGYLVTLAQEYNRTDYMVLCVVLYAGLGLIFDGVVRIIERFAMPWRAQVAAR
- a CDS encoding ABC transporter ATP-binding protein, producing MSPEAPLPPLSSRTQSPASATARREGEPIAVSITGLHKKFGEKTVLDGIDLEIRRGEFVVLLGPSGTGKTTLLRLLTGLEKPDGGTILVPSRRTTVYQEPRLIPSKRVLGNVTIGQRRTAATKEHATRALAEVNLEGKARQWPATLSGGEAQRVALARALVREPELLLLDEPFAALDALTRLQMQDLVGDLVARHRPAVLLVTHDVDEAVRLADRVLILNEGRFAVDTDIDLARPRDRTDPESLRYRANFLAELGVGRTPSPTTI
- a CDS encoding ABC transporter substrate-binding protein — translated: MTAASDTVLDTLWYTRCPVPTASGLAHSLGWLGETAAAAGVGLGVLQDAGPELAPRHFDHQLLGLIREGGNVPALAARAEGSPTRLIGLTWIDEAQAILVAPDSAVSGPRDLAGLRIAVPAWAQDRARSFPRAMALHGFAAALALGGLTFADVRPVEVAVERNPQVRGENTAGRRITTWGVEALLAGDVDAIYVKGARAQEVAREHGLRTAVDLDATESKRSRVNNGTPRPITVHADLLESRPDLVVGFLTQTLRAADWAAGNLDEVRTVLARETFSGAAGVEAAYGGTFHRGLHPTLSEERIELLDVQKRFLYTHGFLATDFDLASWVAPEPLRQASAQLAAERKASS
- a CDS encoding LLM class flavin-dependent oxidoreductase, giving the protein MTEFRWELPVRGDGRHIGSVSAHRNGFDFLDQVVLAAELSGLDGVVAPYDPEGEESWVVAGSALRQTRHLRVGVEFHPAFGTPVYAAKLSATLQRLSNGRLDWRLRVETDAADAAARGDRVSGADRYRRAAEFLTVARGVWNEEQVLPGRFGGTGFEFAGEYYDVVDGGFRGILSGLPFPIVHLAGNSREAIELSAGHGDVHVFDETADGADDAVASLRDAASRSGRTVRAGLALPVIARETEAEAWARVLRQWREVYPGAADAEVRALALDGSRWSGFGRIGYTRSIGLVGSYEQVAHALSDYRTRGIEIFELTGHPHIEELHRAGEHLLHLVDPAGRTLVGQENQA